In the genome of Raphanus sativus cultivar WK10039 chromosome 4, ASM80110v3, whole genome shotgun sequence, one region contains:
- the LOC108855511 gene encoding ketol-acid reductoisomerase, chloroplastic produces MAAATSSIAPSLSYPSPSSSSKALRSTKASTFAFPNIGFISSASSKSLRSLTATVTGNGALSARMVAASAVRAPVSLDFETSVFKKEKVSLAGHEEYIVRGGRDLFKHLPDAFKGIKQIGVIGWGSQGPAQAQNLRDSLVEAKSDIVVKIGLRKGSKSFEEARAVGFTEESGTLGDIWETISGSDLVLLLISDAAQADNYEKIFSHMKPNSILGLSHGFLLGHLQSMGLDFPKNISVVAVCPKGMGPSVRRLYVQGKEINGAGINASFAVHQDVDGRAADVALGWSVALGSPFTFATTLEQEYKSDIFGERGILLGAVHGIVESLFRRYTENGMSEDLAYKNTVECITGTISRTISTQGMLAVYNSLSEEGKKDFETAYSASFYPCMEILYECYEDVAAGSEIRSVVLAGRRFYDKEGLPAFPMGKIDQTRMWKVGERVRKSRPAGDLGPLYPFTAGVYVALMMAQIEILRKKGHSYSEIINESVIESVDSLNPFMHARGVSFMVDNCSTTARLGSRKWAPRFDYNLTQQALVAVDNGAPINKDLISNFFADPVHGAIEVCAQLRPTVDISVPEDADFVRPELRQSN; encoded by the exons ATGGCGGCTGCGACTTCATCCATCGCTCCTTCCCTCTCATACCCATCACCCTCTTCTTCCTCCAAAGCCCTTAGGTCAACGAAAGCCTCGACCTTTGCCTTCCCCAACATCGGTTTCATCTCCTCTGCTTCCTCCAAGTCTCTGAGGTCTCTCACCGCTACCGTCACCGGAAATGGCGCCCTCTCCGCGAGAATGGTCGCTGCGTCTGCTGTCAGAGCCCCTGTTTCTCTCGACTTCGAGACGTCTGTGTTCAAAAAGGAGAAAGTCTCTCTTGCTGGTCACGAAGAG tatattgtGAGAGGAGGAAGGGACTTGTTCAAGCATCTTCCTGATGCTTTCAAAGGGATTAAACAGATTGGTGTCATTGGCTGGGGATCTCAG GGACCTGCTCAAGCTCAGAACTTAAGGGATTCACTTGTGGAGGCAAAGTCTGACATTGTAGTTAAG ATTGGGCTTAGAAAGGGCTCTAAATCGTTTGAGGAAGCACGTGCTGTTGGCTTCACCGAAGAAAGTGGTACTTTAGGTGATATATGGGAAACTATCTCCGGCAGCGATCTTGTATTGCTTTTGATCTCTGATGCTGCTCAG GCTGATAACTATGAGAAAATATTCTCACACATGAAGCCAAACAGCATTCTCGGTCTGTCACACGGGTTTCTGCTGGGGCATTTACAGTCAATGGGACTTGACTTCCCAAAGAACATCAGCGTCGTAGCTGTTTGCCCTAAGGGAATGGGTCCATCTGTGAGAAGACTTTATGTCCAAGGCAAAGAAATCAACGGTGCTGGAATCAACGCCAGTTTTGCTGTCCACCAGGATGTTGATGGTAGAGCCGCTGATGTTGCTCTGGGATGGTCAGTAGCACTTGGTTCTCCTTTTACTTTCGCTACCACTCTTGAGCAAGAGTACAAGAGTGACATCTTCGGAGAAAGAGGTATCCTGCTTGGTGCGGTTCACGGAATCGTTGAGTCTCTGTTCAGAAGGTACACAGAAAACGGAATGAGTGAAGACTTGGCGTACAAGAACACAGTAGAGTGCATCACAGGAACAATCTCCAGGACTATCTCTACTCAGGGAATGTTGGCTGTCTACAACTCCTTGTCTGAAGAAGGCAAAAAGGATTTCGAGACTGCCTACAGTGCATCCTTCTATCCATGTATGGAGATTCTCTACGAATGCTACGAGGACGTAGCAGCTGGCAGCGAGATCCGTAGTGTTGTCTTAGCCGGTCGTCGCTTCTAC GATAAGGAAGGCTTGCCTGCATTCCCCATGGGAAAGATTGATCAGACAAGAATGTGGAAGGTTGGTGAACGCGTCAGGAAGTCTAGACCAGCTGGGGACTTGGGTCCGTTGTATCCCTTCACCGCTGGAGTTTACGTTGCCCTTATGATGGCTCag ATTGAGATCTTGAGGAAGAAGGGTCACTCGTACTCAGAGATCATCAACGAGAGTGTGATTGAATCTGTTGATTCTCTAAACCCGTTTATGCATGCTAGGGGAGTGTCCTTCATGGTGGACAACTGCTCGACCACAGCAAGATTGGGATCGAGGAAGTGGGCACCGAGGTTTGACTACAACTTGACCCAACAAGCTTTGGTGGCTGTGGACAATGGTGCACCGATTAACAAAGACTTGATCAGCAACTTCTTTGCTGATCCAGTCCATGGTGCTATCGAGGTGTGTGCACAGCTCAGGCCTACCGTTGATATCTCTGTGCCTGAAGATGCAGATTTTGTTCGACCGGAGCTGCGTCAGTCCAACTGA
- the LOC108848680 gene encoding uncharacterized protein At1g03900: MDQASSSSNVKDHVGVDDNEEREALEIPLFQVPECYVYLIPPRKSAASYRADEWDVNKWAWEGALKVVSKGEECIIKLVDKTTGELYAQAFLRDGELHPVEAVIDSSRYFVLRVEENIGGRARHAFIGLGFRERTEAYDFQAALHDHMKYLNKKKTAEEMEQHFQHTSSVDYSLKEGETIVLQLKNMSEKDTKSKVVEKSLTNLSLEDKGKSIETTIPPIIPPPPPPGPLSPATTAQKSPSSLSFQRSSEQQDLDTKREEVEKKEDQEATETGVEDAPDDDFGDFQAAG; the protein is encoded by the exons ATGGATCAAGCTTCGTCTTCATCGAATGTTAAGGATCATGTGGGCGTCGATGATAACGAGGAGAGGGAAGCTTTAGAGATTCCTCTCTTCCAAGTGCCTGAATGCTATGTTTATTTG ATACCTCCAAGGAAAAGCGCAGCTTCCTACAG AGCGGATGAATGGGACGTGAACAAATGGGCATGGGAAGGAGCGTTGAAAGTGGTGAGCAAAGGAGAAGAGTGCATTATCAAACTTGTAGATAAAACCACTGGAGAACTTTACGCTCAGGCCTTTCTCCGAGATGGTGAGCTTCATCCAGTAGAAGCTGTAATCGACAGTAGCAg ATATTTTGTTCTCCGTGTGGAAGAAAACATAGGTGGTCGTGCTCGTCATGCTTTTATTGGACTCGGATTCAGGGAGAGAACTGAAGCATATGATTTCCAAGCAGCACTACATGACCACATGAA GTACTTGAACAAGAAGAAAACAGCAGAAGAGATGGAACAACACTTTCAGCACACTTCATCTGTTGATTACAGCTTAAAGGAAGGAGAAACCATTGTTCTCCAACTCAAAAAT ATGAGCGAGAAGGACACAAAGTCTAAGGTTGTAGAGAAGAGTCTGACCAATCTCTCTTTGGAGGATAAGGGAAAGTCTATAGAAACCACCATTCCTCCAATCATCCCTCCGCCTCCACCTCCTGGACCGCTTTCTCCTGCCACAACAGCACAGAAGTCCCCATCAAGCCTCAGCTTCCAAAGATCATCTGAACAACAAGATCTAGATACAAAGCGAGAAGAAgtagagaagaaagaagacCAAGAAGCTACAGAAACGGGGGTTGAAGATGCACCAGATGATGACTTTGGAGATTTCCAAGCCGCTGGTTGA
- the LOC108848692 gene encoding uncharacterized protein LOC108848692 encodes MTTTTAPSPPPEQQQQQQQLAQTSRVNPKTVDAAVTALLKWRTEKSKTEKPQLLEQDEFVYLIVTLKKIPQTNRTKPHLIPLPHPLIDSSSPELCLIIDDRPKSGLTKEDARKKIDSDNVPIAKILKLSKLRSDYKAFESKRKLCDSYEMFFADRRVIPLLPRLIGKKFFETKKIPAAVDLKHRNWKEQVEKVCGSAMFFVRTGTCSVVKVGKLSMEEGEIVENVVETLKGVVEVLPGKWKYVRSLHLKLSGSVALPVYQSVPDLKLKIDGGKSVVVEEEEEEKESGVVKEEKKKKKKGRIHEVRYMDSNVSEVLDDDEIGDVEVSVKEKKRKKEVSEVVEAEKPKKKVAKGKLKENELKPKKKEVAEVAEAEKPKKKLAKGKDELKPKKKTKATKQESGGGLKPKRKKSA; translated from the coding sequence ATGACCACCACCACCGCACCATCGCCGCCGCCagagcaacaacaacaacaacaacaactcgcACAAACCTCAAGAGTAAACCCCAAGACCGTCGACGCCGCCGTCACCGCCCTACTCAAATGGAGAACCGAGAAATCCAAAACAGAGAAGCCCCAGCTCCTGGAGCAAGACGAGTTCGTCTACCTAATCGTCACCTTAAAGAAGATCCCTCAAACAAACCGCACGAAGCCTCACCTCATCCCCCTCCCTCACCCCCTCATCGACTCCTCCTCCCCGGAGCTCTGCCTCATCATCGACGACAGACCTAAGAGCGGACTAACCAAAGAAGACGCGAGGAAGAAGATCGACTCCGATAACGTCCCGATCGCGAAGATCCTCAAGCTCTCGAAGCTGAGGAGCGATTACAAGGCCTTCGAATCGAAGCGTAAGCTCTGCGATTCTTACGAGATGTTCTTCGCGGATCGGAGAGTGATCCCTCTCCTGCCGAGGCTGATCGGGAAGAAGTTTTTCGAGACGAAGAAGATTCCGGCGGCTGTGGATTTGAAGCATAGGAACTGGAAGGAGCAGGTGGAGAAGGTTTGTGGATCGGCGATGTTTTTCGTTAGGACGGGGACGTGTAGCGTTGTCAAGGTTGGGAAGTTGTCGATGGAAGAGGGGGAGATTGTGGAGAATGTGGTGGAGACGTTGAAGGGGGTTGTTGAGGTGTTGCCTGGTAAGTGGAAGTATGTTAGGTCTTTGCATTTGAAGTTGTCGGGGAGCGTGGCGCTGCCTGTTTATCAGAGTGTGCCTGATTTGAAGCTGAAGATTGATGGTGGGAAGAGTGTTGTTgttgaggaagaggaagaggagaaggagagtgGTGTggtgaaggaggagaagaagaagaagaagaagggtagGATTCATGAGGTTAGGTATATGGATAGTAATGTGTCTGAGGtgcttgatgatgatgagattggTGATGTTGAGGTTAGTGttaaggagaagaagaggaagaaggaggtGAGTGAGGTTGTAGAGGCTGAGAAACCTAAGAAGAAAGTTGCCAAGGGGAAGTTGAAAGAGAATGAGTTAAAGCCGAAGAAGAAGGAGGTGGCTGAGGTTGCAGAAGCTGAGAAACCGAAGAAGAAATTGGCTAAGGGTAAGGATGAGTtaaagccaaagaagaagacgaaggcTACGAAACAAGAGTCTGGTGGTGGTTTGAAAcccaagaggaagaagagtgcttag